The genomic DNA TTCGTCAAGTACAAGCCCGTCCCCCGGACCGTGGAGAACCCCCACGGCCTGGTGGTGATCGAGTACAACGAGACCCCGTTCCAGGAAACGGACACCAAGGAGGATTCGAAATGAAACGAGCCCTGATAACGCTGACGATCGCGGCCGCGATCGCCACGCTTGCCTACGCCAAGACCCCCCGGACGAAGGTCTGCAACTTCGACGGGGACAACCGGACCAAGGTTTACGAGGTGGCCGCCGCCGTGGGGATCGGGACGGCCTTCCAGCTCCCCGAGGGGTGGGAGATCCAGGACTTCGTGGTCTCGGACAGCAAGTTCTTCTTCGGGCAGTCCAACGGCAAGATCGGCGTCGTGAAACCCCTGGCCGAGGGGAAGGAGACCTCCGTCATCGTCTTCACCACCAACGAGAAGCTCTTCACCTTCCACATCTCCACGAAGCCTGCGGAGGAGGTGGACGAGATGGTCATCATCGACGTCCACGACGAGACCTTTTTCAGGCAGAAGGTCGCCCGGGAGGCGTCGAAGCTGGTGCGGGAGCGGCTCCAGAGCATGGAGGCCGTCAAGGAGAAGGAGAAGGACGCCGAGGTGGACAAGACCCAGAAGGACGTGCTCCAGGCCGCCAACACGGCCTACGCGATGGAGGGCAACCCCTTCAGCGTGGACAAGGTGGTGGACGACGGCACCTTCACCTACATCTGGCTCCCGAGGTGCCAGGCCAAGCCCGGCGTCTTCGTGGCGAAGAAGGACTCCCCGAAGGA from Acidobacteriota bacterium includes the following:
- a CDS encoding TrbG/VirB9 family P-type conjugative transfer protein → MKRALITLTIAAAIATLAYAKTPRTKVCNFDGDNRTKVYEVAAAVGIGTAFQLPEGWEIQDFVVSDSKFFFGQSNGKIGVVKPLAEGKETSVIVFTTNEKLFTFHISTKPAEEVDEMVIIDVHDETFFRQKVAREASKLVRERLQSMEAVKEKEKDAEVDKTQKDVLQAANTAYAMEGNPFSVDKVVDDGTFTYIWLPRCQAKPGVFVAKKDSPKELEPVKYVDLGEYFQVHRVIQGKEKLFLKSGETVCEIRRK